GCGGCAGGTGCAAGGTGATCACATTGAGGCGGTACAGCAAGTCCTCGCGGAAGCGGCCGTCGCGGACCATGTCTTCCAGGTTCAGGTTGGTGGCGGCCAGTATGCGTACGTCGGCACGTCGAGTGACCGGATCGCCGACGCGCTCATATTCCTTGTCTTGGATAAAACGCAGCAACTTGGGTTGCAATGTGAGGGGAAAGTCGCCGATTTCGTCGAGAAACAGCGTTCCGCCGTCCGCTTGGTTAACGCGGCCCAAGGTACTTTCGCTGGCGCCGGTAAACGCACCGCGGCTATGACCAAACAACTCGCTTTCCATCAGTTCCGCCGTCAGCGATGGGCAGTTGATGGTGACGCAGGACTTCTTCGAACGCTTGCTCCAGCCGTGAATAGCGCGGGCGAGTTCGCCTTTACCGGTGCCGGATTCACCCAGGATGAGAATGTTGGCATCGGTGCCGGCCACCTGGCGCGCGGTTTCCAGCACCACCATCATTGCCGGGCTGTGGGAATCGAGGCCGTCTTTGGGCTGGCGAACTTCGCCTTCAAGGGCTTCGAGGCGCGCAGAGAGTTGGCGCACTTCCAACTGCTTGGCGGTGGCGAGGCGCAGTTGATCAGGGCTGCAAGGCTTGACCAGGTAATCGGCAGCGCCGGCCTGGATCGCATCAACAGCGGTATCCACTGCCGAATGAGCAGTGACGATCACTACACGCATCCAAGGCGCTTGGATGCGCATCTGGGCCAGCACATCCAGGCCATTGTCTTCGCCCAGTCGCAGGTCGAGGAAGCACAGGTCGAACACCTGGCGCTGCATCAAGGCATCGGCCTGAGCGGCGCTGTTTGCGGTGGCTACGGTGTAGCCCTCATCTTCCAGGCAATAACGGAAGGTGCGGAGGATCGCGGATTCGTCATCCACTAAAAGAATGCGGCCTTGAAGTTCCTTGGCTGATTCCATCTGTCCCGCGCTCCTTAAACTATGAATGATGGTGTTTAGTCCCGGAATAATCGGGCAAGTTGCATGGTTTATTCTGATCGATAAAAGGCAGCGTCGTGCAGCTATCTGCATCGTTTCCTACAAAGCCCCCGGCTGATGGCGTTTTCATGCCGTCTTGCCACTTCGGCAACACTCATTCCGTGTTCTATCCCTTGATCCGACCGCTGGCCATCGTGCATTTCGCACGGCGCTCAGAGGGGCATCGTGCAGGATGCTGGGGGTCAACCCAATCGGTAATATTCAACTCATTGATTTTATTGAGTTTTATTTTGTAAAAAAGCTGGCATGCACTCTGCAATATCTCTCCCAACGAATAATCAGAATGCGGGAGAACAGCAGCATGACTCGCCAAAACCTCAGCCCATTGCGTGTATCGCCACTGCGCTTGCAACAAGGCCTGTTTGCCAGCCTGGCCCTGATGGTCACGCTGATTGGCGGCCAGCAGCTGCAACATTGGCAGCAGAGTCAGCAGCACATCCCCCAGTTTGAACGTCCGTCCATGACCCAGACCCATTTCCGTTCCGTTGGCAGTGTTGCTGCCGATGTAACAGCCCCGCAGTTGCGGATGGTTGACCAGGAGTCCGCCCTGAGTGAACTGCCATCCCAAGAGCGTTGGGTGTTCTAGGCAACAACAGCCGTTCGTATTGAGCGGTTGCACGGCACTACCGCTGTTACCCCTATAAAAGCGTAAGGAGAATCACCATGTTGAGTTGGGCAATCACATTTCTGATCATCGCCATTGTGGCTGCAGTCCTGGGCTTCGGTGGTATCGCGGGCACCGCCACGGGTATCGCAAAAATTCTGTTTGTGGTCTTCCTGGTGATGTTCATCGCTTCCTTCTTCTTTGGTCGTCGCGGCCGAGGCTGAACATGACCACTTTGTCCCTTAAAGCTATTGCTGCCGTCCTGCTCTTGGGCGGCAGCGGCTGGGCGATGGCCGCCAACGACGGCCAATCCCGGGCCAATGAATTGCTCAGCGCGGACCCGCAATACCGCGAAACCTGGCAAGGCGTGGTGAAGAAAGAAGAACGCTTGCCGGAATGGGTAATGAACCTGTCGGGTACAGCCGAACAGATGAACGCCGTGGAAGAAGATGGCGACAAGTATTTGGTCGGGCCACTCTGCGAAACCGCTGACACGTGCCTGAACAAACGCCTGATCGTTGCCTTCAGCCTCGACAAGGAAGATGCCTACGCCATGTTGGTGGAAGTCCCGGCCGGCCTGCCGGCGGACAAATCCCCAACGCGGCACGCCGATTACCGTTTTATCGGTAAGCCGGATGAAGGCATGCAGAAGTTGCTGATGGAGCAGCTGAAGAAAGATCCGAATTGGTATTAGGTTCCGTCCGACGCTTCTGTCGTCTGCGGAGACTGCGTCCATAGAAAGAAGCCCCCTCGCTTCTTTCTGTTTGCATCGCTCGCCAAGGGCGGTGCATGACCAAGGGGCCGGGTTGCTCTGATCAATCGGGATCGGCGTGACCTACGGGTACAGGGAGTGCCTGCGCAAGGGCCGGGTCAGGCGAAAAGCTGCGACGCAGGTTCACAAGCTCATGGCTTGCTGAACTTGCGGCGGGCTTATTGCTCTTTTGTTATGCCTTCCTTAGTCGAATATTTCCCTTCTGCTTGTTCAGAACCATTTCTTGGTATGTCCGGTCGACCATCTATCGATAAATTTTGGTGGGGGCCATAGGACATTTCTGACACTAAACAACGGAATTCCCAGGCATTTCTGCCAGCTCACCACAGACGTCCTGATTCTCTGAGCGAGCCGGGTTTGGCCGGTTCACGGCATATTTGTCGGACAAAATGTCACATTTGAACTGACCGTTCGGACAGTTATTATAGAAAAAGGCCATGCCGATTCGGCATAGGGTAGGCGTTTACGGCATTAGACGTCGCTCCCTTGCATGGGAATAGTTGCGCCTTTTTTCGCCTGCCAGTAAGCCATTTCGGCCACGCTGCGGTGACCTTCCATGGAGGCAGATGCACACACTTTTTCGCTCTCGAGCGTTGCAGCTGGCGCATTTGCCTTAAGTTCACTTGAAGTAAGGGTAATGACATGAAGAAGGCAAAGCTAAGCCTCGCCTGGCAGATCCTCATCGGTTTGGTGCTGGGGATCGCAATCGGTGCAGTGCTCAACCATTTCAGTGCTGAAAAGGCCTGGTGGATCAGCAATGTGTTGCAGCCAGCGGGCGATATCTTTATCCGCCTGATCAAGATGATCGTGATCCCGATTGTGATCTCCTCGCTGATCGTCGGCATTGCCGGGGTCGGTGACGCGAAGAAACTTGGGCGTATCGGCGTCAAAACCATCCTTTACTTCGAAATCGTCACCACCATCGCCATCGTGGTCGGCCTGTTGCTGGCCAACCTGTTCCACCCAGGCGCTGGCATCGACATGAGTACCCTGGGTACCGTCGACATCTCCAAGTACAC
The genomic region above belongs to Pseudomonas azotoformans and contains:
- a CDS encoding DUF1328 domain-containing protein, translating into MLSWAITFLIIAIVAAVLGFGGIAGTATGIAKILFVVFLVMFIASFFFGRRGRG
- the algB gene encoding sigma-54-dependent response regulator transcription factor AlgB; translated protein: MESAKELQGRILLVDDESAILRTFRYCLEDEGYTVATANSAAQADALMQRQVFDLCFLDLRLGEDNGLDVLAQMRIQAPWMRVVIVTAHSAVDTAVDAIQAGAADYLVKPCSPDQLRLATAKQLEVRQLSARLEALEGEVRQPKDGLDSHSPAMMVVLETARQVAGTDANILILGESGTGKGELARAIHGWSKRSKKSCVTINCPSLTAELMESELFGHSRGAFTGASESTLGRVNQADGGTLFLDEIGDFPLTLQPKLLRFIQDKEYERVGDPVTRRADVRILAATNLNLEDMVRDGRFREDLLYRLNVITLHLPPLRERSEDILTLADRFLARFVKEYARPARGFSDEAREALLNYRWPGNIRELRNVVERASIICPQEKVEITHLGMAEQPGNNAPRIGAALSLDQLEKAHIGAVLATSDTLDQAARTLGIDASTLYRKRKQYNL
- a CDS encoding inhibitor of vertebrate lysozyme family protein, whose translation is MTTLSLKAIAAVLLLGGSGWAMAANDGQSRANELLSADPQYRETWQGVVKKEERLPEWVMNLSGTAEQMNAVEEDGDKYLVGPLCETADTCLNKRLIVAFSLDKEDAYAMLVEVPAGLPADKSPTRHADYRFIGKPDEGMQKLLMEQLKKDPNWY